A region from the Vibrio fortis genome encodes:
- the folK gene encoding 2-amino-4-hydroxy-6-hydroxymethyldihydropteridine diphosphokinase: MATVYLSIGSNINREHHTTEALKALEDSFAPLQISRFYDCVPVGFEGDNFLNLVVGFECDLPVAALAKVLRQIELDNGRQRETKAYAARTMDIDILLYDDLVGIIDGVELPRGEITEYAFVLRPLVDIAPQKRHPTLDISFQQLWDNFDQLSQKTNPIPFKLDFT; this comes from the coding sequence ATGGCCACCGTTTATCTAAGCATCGGAAGTAACATCAACCGCGAACATCACACCACAGAGGCTCTCAAAGCTCTGGAGGATAGCTTCGCCCCTCTACAGATATCTAGGTTCTACGATTGTGTGCCTGTGGGTTTTGAAGGTGACAACTTCCTAAACCTAGTCGTTGGGTTTGAATGTGACCTACCTGTGGCAGCGCTTGCTAAAGTCCTGCGTCAGATCGAATTAGATAATGGTCGTCAGCGCGAGACCAAAGCGTATGCAGCGCGAACGATGGATATCGACATCCTCCTCTACGACGATCTGGTCGGCATCATTGATGGAGTGGAACTGCCTAGAGGTGAAATCACAGAGTACGCCTTTGTGCTTCGACCACTCGTCGATATTGCGCCCCAAAAACGCCACCCCACTTTAGATATTTCCTTTCAGCAGCTCTGGGATAACTTCGACCAATTGAGTCAGAAAACCAACCCCATCCCTTTTAAGCTCGATTTCACATAG
- a CDS encoding molybdopterin-dependent oxidoreductase: protein MTKKYTTSSHWGAGIAEVQDGKLVRVSAHPLDTDPSPINDNMHSSLYGAARIKKPAVRKSYLENGPQHKNNTRGQEPFVEVSWETAFDLISKSVKSTRNEHGNEAIFGGSYGWGSAGRFHHAQSQLKRFLTCAGGFVSSEGNYSYNTALVLLPHIVGDFNKLTSTATRWSTIAKEGELVVMFGGVPLKSAQVSPGGCTRHRLKDELLACRKAGVEFIDINPCRSDSPAEIEAEWLAAVPGSDSALMLGLAHTLLVEDLHDKAFLDKYTVGFDEVKAYLLGEKDGVAKTAEWASALSEIPTERIKKLARQMAKSRTFICTAAGVQRTEHGEQTLWGTITLASMLGQIGLPGGGYAIAYGSDGGIGLMHRPIRWPAFPQRKNNVDAFIPVACISDMLLNPGAEYQYNGMNLTYPDVRMVWWAGGNPFHHHQDINRLIEAFQQPETIIVNEINWTSTARFADIVLPVTTTLEREDIGAGSRDNSLIPMPRVVEPVGEARDEFDIFTEIAKRLDIEEDFTQNKTSRQWLESMWQKLIPESKNLGVDLPDFETFLNGDVIEFADPNPDTVLLAEFRQDSDLHPLTTPSGKIELYSERIASFGYDDCPGQFTWLPPTEWLKSKQAETFPLHMISGQPKTKLHSQLDSGSYSRNAKIKGREPVMINPVDAKARGIEDGDIVKVFNERGECLAGAVVTEDIRERTIYLCTGSWYDPMNPSEKGSLDKHGNPNVLTHDKRTSKLSQSTAAHSALVNIEKFEGDLPEITVFDSPEMSAE, encoded by the coding sequence ATGACGAAAAAGTACACAACCTCCAGTCACTGGGGGGCAGGGATTGCAGAGGTCCAGGACGGCAAATTAGTTCGCGTCAGTGCACACCCACTTGATACGGACCCTTCACCTATCAATGACAACATGCACAGCTCTCTTTATGGAGCTGCCAGAATAAAGAAACCGGCTGTTCGTAAGAGCTATCTTGAAAACGGGCCACAACATAAAAACAACACACGAGGCCAAGAGCCTTTTGTTGAGGTTTCTTGGGAAACAGCCTTCGACCTTATCAGTAAATCGGTGAAATCCACTCGTAATGAGCACGGCAACGAAGCGATATTCGGTGGCTCTTATGGTTGGGGTAGCGCTGGCCGCTTTCACCATGCTCAAAGCCAGCTTAAGCGTTTCTTAACCTGTGCTGGTGGATTTGTAAGTAGCGAAGGCAATTACAGCTACAACACGGCGCTTGTTCTGTTGCCACATATTGTTGGTGACTTTAATAAACTAACTTCTACTGCAACGCGCTGGTCAACGATTGCCAAAGAGGGCGAATTGGTCGTTATGTTTGGTGGTGTGCCACTTAAGAGCGCTCAAGTGTCTCCTGGCGGTTGTACACGTCACCGATTGAAAGACGAACTGCTCGCCTGTCGCAAAGCGGGTGTAGAGTTTATAGACATTAATCCGTGTCGTTCAGATTCTCCGGCAGAAATTGAAGCAGAATGGCTGGCTGCAGTCCCTGGCTCTGATTCAGCTCTCATGTTGGGGCTTGCGCATACTTTGCTCGTTGAAGATCTTCATGACAAGGCATTCCTCGACAAATATACGGTTGGATTTGATGAAGTTAAGGCGTACTTGCTTGGTGAGAAAGACGGCGTCGCAAAAACCGCAGAGTGGGCGAGTGCTTTATCAGAAATTCCTACAGAACGTATTAAGAAGCTCGCTCGTCAGATGGCCAAATCTCGCACCTTTATCTGCACAGCGGCAGGGGTTCAGAGAACAGAGCATGGTGAGCAGACACTATGGGGAACGATCACACTAGCTTCTATGCTTGGTCAAATTGGCTTACCTGGCGGTGGCTACGCTATCGCCTACGGTTCTGACGGTGGGATTGGATTGATGCATCGTCCTATTCGCTGGCCTGCGTTCCCACAGCGTAAAAATAACGTCGATGCGTTTATTCCGGTGGCGTGTATTTCCGATATGTTGCTTAACCCAGGGGCAGAGTATCAATACAACGGTATGAACCTGACGTATCCAGATGTTCGTATGGTTTGGTGGGCTGGTGGTAATCCGTTTCACCATCATCAAGACATTAACCGCTTAATTGAGGCATTCCAGCAACCTGAAACCATCATTGTCAATGAAATCAACTGGACATCAACGGCAAGGTTTGCCGATATAGTATTACCGGTAACGACAACACTTGAACGAGAAGATATCGGTGCGGGCTCTCGTGACAATAGCTTGATCCCTATGCCTAGAGTCGTTGAGCCCGTTGGCGAAGCTCGTGACGAGTTTGATATTTTCACCGAGATCGCAAAGCGCTTGGATATCGAAGAGGACTTCACGCAAAACAAGACCTCACGTCAATGGCTTGAGAGCATGTGGCAAAAGCTTATCCCTGAGTCGAAAAACTTAGGTGTTGATCTTCCCGATTTTGAAACGTTTTTGAATGGGGACGTTATCGAATTCGCGGATCCGAACCCAGACACCGTATTGCTTGCAGAATTTAGACAAGACTCAGATTTGCATCCATTGACGACACCAAGCGGTAAGATCGAGCTTTACAGCGAACGTATTGCCTCGTTTGGATACGATGATTGTCCAGGGCAGTTTACCTGGCTACCGCCGACGGAATGGTTGAAATCAAAACAAGCGGAAACCTTCCCGCTTCATATGATTTCAGGACAGCCGAAAACTAAGTTGCATAGCCAACTTGACTCCGGTAGTTACAGCCGAAATGCCAAGATTAAAGGGCGCGAGCCAGTGATGATCAATCCGGTAGATGCGAAGGCACGAGGCATTGAAGACGGCGATATCGTTAAGGTCTTTAATGAACGAGGTGAGTGTCTAGCGGGTGCGGTTGTGACTGAAGACATTCGAGAAAGAACCATCTATCTGTGTACTGGTTCATGGTATGACCCGATGAATCCAAGTGAAAAAGGCAGCCTTGATAAGCATGGTAACCCGAATGTTCTCACTCACGATAAACGGACATCGAAGCTGTCACAAAGTACTGCCGCTCACAGCGCGTTGGTCAATATAGAGAAATTTGAGGGTGATTTGCCGGAGATCACAGTATTTGACTCGCCGGAGATGTCAGCCGAGTAG
- the katG gene encoding catalase/peroxidase HPI, with the protein MHGEQNGNAGKCPVMHGGNTTLGGKATKNVDWWPNQLNLKILHQNDTKSNPLDENFNYAEAFKALNLKAVKADLEALMTDSQDWWPADYGHYGPFMIRMAWHAAGTYRTSDGRGGGNTGNQRFAPLNSWPDNGNLDKARRLLWPIKKKYGNSLSWADLFILAGNVAIESMGLPTFGFSGGRQDIWEPEEDIYWGAESEWLGDERYSGERDLEKPLAAVQMGLIYVNPEGPNGEPTILASGRDIRDTFARMGMNDEETVALVAGGHTFGKTHGAGPESAMGPEPEAAPLEEMGFGWKNSFGSGKGDDTTTSGIEGAWTPNPIQWDNGYFDMLFGYDWDLVKSPTGAWQWEPIGVTEDHMAPKAHDASVKVKTIMTTADMAMRMDPIYGPISKRFHQNPEEFADAFARAWFKLTHRDMGPKSRYLGEESPAEDLIWQDPLPAASFDTLSDSDIAELKQAILATDLTVSELVYTAWSSASTFRGSDFRGGANGARIRLAPQKDWEANQPEQLDKVLTKLESVRSAFNTNDRGISIADLIILAGNAAIEKAAQDGGFSVEVPFSTGRVDATDEHTDAESFAVLEPEADGFRNFAKKLFTVPAEEMLLDKAQLLGLSAPEMTVLIGGLRVLGANYNNTPHGVLTDKVGVLSNDFFVNLVDMATEWKPVCPNNSAYLGTDRATGEKKWTATRVDLVFGSNSQLRALAELYACDDAKEKFVKDFIAAWTKVMNADRFDLK; encoded by the coding sequence ATGCACGGTGAGCAAAATGGTAATGCGGGCAAATGCCCAGTAATGCATGGCGGGAACACAACCCTTGGTGGTAAAGCAACGAAAAACGTCGATTGGTGGCCTAATCAATTGAACTTGAAAATCCTCCACCAAAACGACACCAAGTCGAATCCGCTTGATGAAAACTTCAATTATGCAGAAGCGTTTAAAGCACTAAATCTGAAAGCAGTAAAAGCCGATCTTGAAGCTCTAATGACAGACTCTCAAGATTGGTGGCCAGCCGACTACGGTCACTACGGTCCATTCATGATCCGTATGGCATGGCACGCTGCAGGAACATATCGAACTTCAGATGGACGTGGGGGCGGTAATACAGGTAACCAACGCTTTGCTCCACTCAACAGTTGGCCAGATAACGGTAACTTAGACAAAGCACGTCGTCTTCTTTGGCCTATCAAGAAAAAATACGGTAACAGCCTTTCATGGGCAGACTTGTTTATCTTGGCGGGTAACGTTGCAATCGAATCAATGGGGCTACCTACCTTTGGTTTCTCTGGAGGTCGCCAAGATATTTGGGAACCAGAAGAAGACATCTATTGGGGTGCTGAAAGCGAATGGCTAGGTGACGAGCGTTATTCCGGCGAGCGCGATCTTGAAAAACCATTGGCAGCCGTGCAAATGGGTCTGATCTACGTAAACCCAGAAGGTCCAAATGGCGAACCAACCATTCTGGCGTCAGGTCGTGACATTCGCGATACATTCGCTCGTATGGGTATGAACGACGAAGAAACAGTAGCACTGGTTGCTGGCGGCCATACCTTCGGTAAAACGCATGGTGCAGGCCCTGAATCGGCTATGGGACCCGAGCCAGAAGCTGCGCCACTTGAAGAGATGGGCTTCGGTTGGAAAAACAGCTTCGGCAGTGGTAAAGGTGACGATACAACCACCAGCGGTATTGAAGGCGCTTGGACGCCAAACCCAATCCAATGGGATAACGGCTACTTCGACATGCTATTTGGCTACGATTGGGATCTAGTGAAAAGCCCAACAGGTGCATGGCAATGGGAGCCGATTGGAGTCACAGAAGACCATATGGCGCCGAAAGCGCACGACGCTTCTGTGAAAGTGAAAACCATCATGACCACAGCCGATATGGCGATGCGTATGGACCCAATCTACGGTCCAATTTCGAAACGCTTCCACCAGAACCCGGAAGAGTTTGCAGATGCGTTTGCTCGCGCCTGGTTTAAATTGACTCACCGCGATATGGGTCCGAAGAGCCGTTACTTGGGTGAAGAATCTCCAGCTGAAGATTTGATTTGGCAAGATCCGCTGCCAGCAGCAAGCTTTGACACACTATCAGACAGCGATATCGCAGAACTTAAACAAGCGATTCTTGCAACGGACTTAACTGTATCCGAACTGGTTTACACAGCATGGTCAAGTGCATCAACATTCCGTGGTTCAGACTTCCGTGGTGGTGCAAACGGTGCTCGCATTCGTTTAGCACCTCAAAAAGATTGGGAAGCAAACCAACCAGAACAACTGGACAAAGTTCTGACCAAACTTGAATCCGTTCGTTCTGCATTCAACACCAATGACCGTGGTATTTCTATTGCTGACTTGATCATCCTAGCGGGTAATGCTGCGATTGAAAAAGCAGCTCAAGATGGTGGTTTCAGTGTTGAAGTGCCATTCTCGACAGGCCGTGTTGATGCCACAGATGAGCACACAGACGCCGAATCTTTTGCAGTTCTTGAGCCAGAAGCAGACGGTTTCCGCAACTTTGCGAAAAAACTCTTCACAGTACCTGCAGAAGAGATGCTACTTGATAAGGCACAACTACTTGGTCTGTCAGCACCAGAAATGACCGTACTCATCGGTGGTCTGCGTGTGCTAGGCGCGAACTACAACAATACCCCTCACGGAGTGTTGACCGATAAGGTTGGCGTTTTGAGCAATGATTTCTTCGTGAACCTTGTTGATATGGCGACTGAGTGGAAGCCTGTTTGTCCAAACAACAGTGCTTACTTAGGCACAGACAGAGCAACAGGTGAGAAAAAATGGACGGCAACACGCGTAGACCTTGTCTTCGGTTCTAACTCTCAACTCAGAGCACTCGCTGAGCTTTATGCATGTGACGACGCGAAAGAGAAGTTTGTAAAAGACTTTATCGCGGCATGGACGAAAGTCATGAACGCAGACCGTTTTGACCTGAAATAA
- a CDS encoding VC0807 family protein — translation MNNTTEKKSNPLFEILFNVFIPSFILMKFSGEEHLGTAMALVVALLFPVIYGGMDLIRNKKFNFIAALGFISVLLTGGIGLLELDTRWLALKEALIPGLIGLAVLGSTFTRYPLMQKMLLNDSVLNLPLINERLEANGKKQAFDRCLMSSNYLFASTFAFSSAMNYFLATWIVTSPAGTAAFNEELGKLTLYSYPAIAIPSMLMMFGIFYYIWRQVRAMTHLETEQIFHTK, via the coding sequence ATGAACAACACGACCGAAAAAAAGTCGAATCCCCTATTCGAGATCCTTTTTAACGTATTTATCCCATCTTTTATCTTGATGAAGTTTAGTGGTGAAGAGCACTTAGGTACTGCCATGGCATTAGTTGTGGCGCTGCTATTCCCTGTCATTTACGGTGGTATGGATCTGATCCGCAACAAGAAATTCAATTTCATCGCGGCTCTTGGTTTCATCAGCGTTTTATTAACGGGTGGTATTGGCCTACTTGAGCTGGATACTCGTTGGTTAGCCCTTAAAGAAGCCTTGATCCCCGGCCTTATTGGCTTAGCGGTATTGGGTTCAACATTCACTCGTTACCCATTAATGCAAAAAATGTTGCTTAACGACAGCGTGCTTAACTTGCCACTCATCAATGAGCGTCTTGAAGCAAACGGAAAAAAACAAGCTTTTGATCGTTGCTTGATGTCTTCAAACTACCTATTTGCAAGTACATTCGCCTTCTCTTCGGCGATGAATTACTTCTTAGCGACATGGATTGTAACCAGCCCTGCTGGCACAGCAGCGTTTAACGAGGAGCTTGGCAAGCTCACTCTTTACAGCTACCCAGCGATTGCAATCCCAAGCATGCTGATGATGTTTGGTATTTTTTACTACATCTGGCGTCAAGTACGCGCAATGACTCACTTAGAAACCGAGCAAATCTTTCACACTAAGTAA